In Listeria cossartiae subsp. cossartiae, the genomic window ATCGCTCAGCTTAATATGACGAATGGTTTATTCAAAGTAACGGACCGGGTTTACCAAGTGCGCGGTTTTGATATGTCGAATACGACCATTATGGAAGGCGACACAGGTTTAGTTATTACCGATACATTGATGTCCGTTGAAACAGCTCGTGCGGCACTTGATTTATATTATGAGCACCGTCCGAAAAAACCAATTAAGGCGATTATTTACACTCATTCCCACGCAGACCATTACGGCGGAGTAGCGGGGCTTATTAGTAAAGAAGATGTCGCTTCTGGAAAAGTTGCGCTAATTGGACCAGAAGGATTCATGGAAGCAGCTGTTAGTGAAAATATTTTCGCCGGAAACGCGATGATTCGTCGTGCTGAGTATATGTACGGTAGCCGTTTATCACGCGGTAAATTAGGGCAAGTAGATGCTGGTCTTGGGAAAACGGCTTCCAAAGGGCATATGTCCCTACTTGCGCCAAATGATACGATTACATTTGACCTTGAAAAACGGGTTGTTGATGGAATCGAAGTGGAATTTTTAATGGCGCCTAATACAGAAGCACCGTCCGAACATATGATGTATTTCCCGCAATTTAAATTACTTAATATCGCCGAAGATGCCGTGCATAACTTGCATAATATTTTAACGCTACGTGGCGCGCAAATTCGTGATGCATATGAGTGGTGGAAAGATATTGATAAAGCTATTCGAGCATTTGGCAATCAATATGAAGTGTGTATTGGGCAACATCACTGGCCAACATGGGGAAATGACGAAATCAATGATATGCTAATTCACCAACGTGATGCTTATAAATATATGCATGACCAAACGCTTCATTTTATTAATAAAGGACTGACAGCGATTGAAGTTGCAGAAGCGGTGAAATTTCCTCCTGCCCTCGAAGAAAAATGGTATTTACGCGGTTATTACGGCACGCTTAACCATGATGTTAAAGCCATTTATCAATTTTATCTTGGTTGGTATGATGGTAATCCGGCCGATCTTTATCCACTACCTCCAGAAGATGTCGCGAAAAAATATGTGGAGTTTATGGGCGGCATCGATGAAGTTTTGAAAAAAGCGCGTGTATCATATGAAGCGGGTGAGTATCGCTGGGTTGCGGAAGTAGTCAAACATGCAGTCTTCGCGGACGGAGAAAACGGGGAAGCGAGGGCCCTCCTTGCTGATGCGCTAGAACAACTTGGCTACCAATCAGAATCAGGACCGTGGCGCAATGTCTTTTTAGCTGGCGCGGATGAACTGAGAAATTCTGTGCCAGAGGAAGTTATTTCTGGGGTTACGCTTGATATTGTGGAAGGAATGCCGTTTAACTTGATTTTAGATTATATGGGCATTCGTTTAAATGGTGAACGTTCGATTGATAAACGGATTTCAATGAATTGGAAGTTGACGGATGTGGATGAAAATTATCATTTACTCGT contains:
- a CDS encoding alkyl/aryl-sulfatase, encoding MAKKVLPKEASTFTKKVNNQVKEALPFENTKDFDDARKGFIGTWDHVKVDTEDGHAVWDLEDYNFIEGEAPDSVNPSLWRIAQLNMTNGLFKVTDRVYQVRGFDMSNTTIMEGDTGLVITDTLMSVETARAALDLYYEHRPKKPIKAIIYTHSHADHYGGVAGLISKEDVASGKVALIGPEGFMEAAVSENIFAGNAMIRRAEYMYGSRLSRGKLGQVDAGLGKTASKGHMSLLAPNDTITFDLEKRVVDGIEVEFLMAPNTEAPSEHMMYFPQFKLLNIAEDAVHNLHNILTLRGAQIRDAYEWWKDIDKAIRAFGNQYEVCIGQHHWPTWGNDEINDMLIHQRDAYKYMHDQTLHFINKGLTAIEVAEAVKFPPALEEKWYLRGYYGTLNHDVKAIYQFYLGWYDGNPADLYPLPPEDVAKKYVEFMGGIDEVLKKARVSYEAGEYRWVAEVVKHAVFADGENGEARALLADALEQLGYQSESGPWRNVFLAGADELRNSVPEEVISGVTLDIVEGMPFNLILDYMGIRLNGERSIDKRISMNWKLTDVDENYHLLVNNSVLIYRDSEADDKADLTLTTTRDTFNHIFGGVKSFEEAFADQTVKLEGDAKKFAEFASLLDEFNPVFNIVTP